The following are from one region of the Fusarium keratoplasticum isolate Fu6.1 chromosome 4, whole genome shotgun sequence genome:
- a CDS encoding putative Xaa-Pro aminopeptidase encodes MVAEDFEAVLKAKYPSKSHAKRVVDLIREKIPDANGILYLESRMTKLLEDNDEPEPFRQRRFFYYLTGCNLPDCYYIYDIQSSKSILFIPPIDPDSVIWSGLPLSIDEALQKYDVDEVKLTSELNATLAHLGRANPQSTAYAIANQVSDHVTFLEFEKKNFDALKEAIEVSRVVKDEFEVAMIRKANHVSDIGHRAVLEKAKTAVNEREFEAAFLERCVANGAKEMAYHPIAASGRAAATLHYVTNEAPLEGKLNLLMDAGAEWNNYAADITRTFPLSGKFSKESREIYEIVLKMQNDCIAVLKEGVLWDDVHLLAHKIAIDGLLSIGVLKGDKDEILKARTSAAFLPHGLGHYLGMDTHDTGGNANYEDKDKLFRYLRVRGNLPSGSVITVEPGIYFCNFIIAPYLEDPVHSKFIDSAVLDKYWDVGGVRIEDNILITKDGYENLTITPKEVDEIETLVSN; translated from the exons ATGGTCGCCGAAGATTTCGAGGCCGTTCTCAAGGCCAAATACCCGAGCAAGTCGCACGCCAAGCGCGTCGTCGACCTCATCCGCGAAAAGATCCCCGATGCGAACGGTATCCTATACCTCGAGTCTCGCATGaccaagctcctcgaggacaaCGACGAGCCCGAACCCTTCCG TCAGCGCCGATTCTTCTACTACCTCACCGGCTGCAACCTACCCGACTGCTACTACATCTACGATATCCAATCCTCAAAGTCGATCCTCTTTATTCCTCCCATCGATCCCGATAGCGTCATCTGGTCCGGTCTTCCCCTCAgcatcgacgaggccctcCAAAAGTAcgatgtcgacgaggtcaagctTACCTCTGAGCTGAACGCTACCCTGGCGCACCTCGGAAGGGCCAACCCCCAATCGACAGCTTACGCGATCGCGAACCAGGTCTCGGACCACGTCACATTCCTCGAgttcgagaagaagaacttTGATGCTCTgaaggaggccattgaggTCTCCCGTGTTGTCAAGGACGAGTTCGAGGTTGCCATGATCCGCAAGGCCAACCACGTGTCGGACATTGGCCACCGAGCTGTTctggaaaaggccaagacggccgTCAACGAGAGAGAGTTTGAGGCTGCTTTCTTGGAGAGATGTGTGGCTAATGGagccaaggagatggccTACCATCCCATTGCAGCTAGTGGAAGGGCTGCCGCGACTCTGCACTATGTGACCAACGAGGCACCCCTCGAAGGAAAGCTGAACTTGTTGATGGATGCTGGTGCTGAGTGGAACAACTATGCTGCTGATATC ACCCGAACCTTTCCCCTGTCGGGCAAGTTTTCCAAGGAGTCTCGTGAGATCTACGAGATTGTTCTCAAGATGCAGAATGATTGCATAGCAGTGCTCAAGGAGGGTGTTTTGTGGGATGACGTGCACCTGCTTGCCCACAAGATTGCCATTGATGGTCTCCTTTCCATTGGTGTTCTGAAGGGCGACAAGGATgagatcctcaaggcccGTACCAGCGCTGCCTTCCTGCCTCATGGTCTGGGCCACTATCTCGGCATGGATACTCATGACACTGGTGGTAACGCCAATTACGAGGATAAGGACAAGCTCTTCCGATACCTGCGCGTGCGAGGCAACCTTCCCAGCGGCAGTGTGATTACCGTCGAGCCCGGA ATTTACTTCTGcaacttcatcatcgcccCGTACCTGGAGGATCCTGTGCACAGCAAGTTTATCGATTCGGCCGTGCTTGATAAGTACTGGGATGTCGGTGGAGTCCG TATTGAGGACAACATTCTTATTACCAAGGATGGATACGAGAACTTGACGATTACGCCAaaggaggttgacgagatAGAGACTCTGGTCTCGAACTGA